Sequence from the Microcoleus sp. FACHB-831 genome:
ATTGAAGTAGAGCCTGGACGTGAATCAACTGAGCTTCATATGCACTATCACGAAGAAGAGTGCGTATACGTTCTTGAGGGAGAAGCTGAGGCAACAATTGGAGAAAGCGTTTATCCAGTTAAAGCAGGAGATTTTATTGGATATCGCGCTGGTGGTAAGCCACACAAGTTAGAAAACACGGGCAATTCTATATTCAAATGTATAGTAGTTGGTCAAAGGCTAGACCATGATATTGGTGACTATCCAAATTTGCAGAAGCGTATATATAGAAGCAAAGGTTTAAAGTGGAATCTGGTCGATATGGAAAATATAGCTGAACCAGTAGCAGGTAAGAAGGCATAACAGGTAGGATGCACTTCTACTCGAAACCGATTTTCCATACCCCTACACCTTTACCTCTGTCTCTTATAATTTAGTGCATCTTCATGGAGAATTGGTATAACTTGTTTGGCTATAGCTTACCAAACAAGCAAGTTGCGGATTATTAAATGAGCAAAGTTCTAAGCTCCATCGGGTTTGTTAGACTGCACATAGGCAACAGCTAACGGTGCAAGCTTTTCTGTAAGTGCAGTGATAATAGAGTGTTCTTCCTCTGTCCACACTCTTGGCTGACCAAAAACACACGGTTGCAAAATTCCCCACATATGGCCATCTTGACACAGGTGAGCGTGGACTAATGCTCTATGCCCAAATTCTCTTTGCTCGAATGATTTATTAACAACAGAGGGGTCAGCTGTCTCAACATCTTCAACAAAAACAGAGGGATCTGTACGCAGCGCCGCAGCAAATAGGGGGTCTTCTTTTGGCAAAGATTCTGGTTCTTTGTTCCAGGTAGAGTCAAAAATTTTGGGGTACTCAGGAGTACGAAGCCAGTAATAAGGTACTTTACCCAGCCGTGTATGCGGATCGCGTAAATAGAGAAAAATGCGATCGCACTGCAACATCTCACCCAAAGTAGGAAGTAAGGCGGAAAACACAGCCTCTGGCGTGCTGTTGTCGTCGAAAATTTTATCTATATTTGGGGGTAGATTGTGTTCTGTCATTAGCTTCTTTGCTAGATTTTTCGAGCGGTTAAAGCGAGAATTGATGATGATATGTAATATTGACAAAGTGCATCTGCTGTTAAGCTGATGCCGAAAAGCATTATTAACATATCTTCAAAACTGCCTGAAATGATTTTTACTCACATTGCAATATTTAGCTTCTAACTTACGGAATAAGCGAATCAGGCTTAACTCATTAGTAGGTTTTTTCAGTTCAAAAAACAGGGAAAAGTAGAATAGCGATCGCGCTTTCTCCCTCACGCATCTGTCACTATCGGGAAAAGCTCGCTAAATTGCTATGAATTTGCCCCTTATAGTAAAAAGGGACAGAATAACAACTTGTCAGGCGTCTATTAAATTATGAACACACCCAGCCACGTAATTCTTAACCTTGCTATTCTAATTAACCCGCAGTCAATATCACAACCTCTACCGATTTTGTGCGGTGCAGTTTTGCCTGATATACCAATGTTCCTTCTCTACTTCTGGGCAAAATTCATCCGCCGTCTACCAGAACGGCAAATATGGACAGAAACTTACTACGAACCTTTTTGGCAAAACATCACGCACACCTTTCACTCAATTCCTTTAGCGTTAATAGGATGGCTTGTTGCTTACTATTTCAGTTGGCAAGAAATTCAAATTATTTTTAGCAGTGTCTTTTTGCATTCCCTGTGCGATTTACCAGTACATAATGATGATGCACATCGCCACTTCTTACCCTTCAGTAACTACCGTTTCATCAGCCCTATTTCTTACTGGGATGTGAAGCATCACGGCGAAGTTGTGGCTAAAGTGGAGATGCTGTTGGTGTTGGTAGCGACGCTTTATGTTTTACCGTTTTTCCACTCTTACATCAGTAAAGGTTTACTGATTGGGGTTAACTTGATGTACCTGTTGCGATTACTGCGGTATGCGGTTGCAGTTCAACGCGCCGACGAAAATAAGAAATATAGTTAAGTTGGCTATTATTTTTATTTTGTGATAAATTTTTCGTGCGAATCCATCTGCGATCGCTAGTGCTTACGCACCTTACAATATCCTTATAACGGGGGTATAAGTTGCTTCCAGCATCGGCTGATTGGGGAAATATAGGGATTTTGGTAATTAGAGGGGAGAAGGGCGATCGCGGCTGCATCCTGTTAGTTACTGCAAACTAGCAATTTTGATTACTAAACCCGTTCAAGGGCATATCATATCAAAATAGGTAGCTCACGCCTTATCAACTGGTACAACACAAACAAACTTTGTTGTGATTTCTGCGTTTTACCTACTCCTCTATCAGCGACTATTAAACCAGGGTAAGGGATAACAGTCTATGAATTTATCAAATGAAGATGCATCTACTACAAAGCAGCAGCAAGAAGATTTTTTTGAGTTAATTGAGCGGAATCCTTATATTTTCGCCCAGTTTGAGCGCTTATTAAATTTATTAATTGACTTAAATATTATTACTCCCATAAGTAAAGGAAACTCTAAACTAAACAATAGCAACGGCAAAAGGGGATTAATTATTGAGAATTTTTCAAATCTGCCTCTTGAATCAGAAAATTTGGTGAAGGTATCAAAGATATCGGCTAAAGAATCGAGTGCAGATATAGATAATTTAGAATATACAGATAATTTAATCGTGGAAAATAATTTAGCACCAAATTTTGATAATCAGCCGACTCATCTCTTGAGCGAAGAAGAATCTCCTAAACAAGTAAGTCCGGATGTTTCTATTTTAGAGCAACCAGGAGACTTATTACCGCCGAATTTGCCACAGCCAAGTGTTGATATTGAACCGCAGCCTTCCCACTTACAAGCTGAAGAATCTACTAACTATTGGATTCAAGATCCTGAGACTATAGAGGAAACACCAGAAGCATCTTCTAATGAATCGATTCACAATAATTGTAATTTAGATAAAACAGCAGAACCATCTCCTAATTATTCAATTCAAGATGCTGAAATCTTAAAGGAAATAGCAGAATTATTTCCTAACTATTCAATTCAAGATGCTGAGATTGTAGAAGCAACAGCAGAATTATTTCCTAACCCAGCGATTCAGGATAATGAAATTTT
This genomic interval carries:
- a CDS encoding cupin domain-containing protein, whose amino-acid sequence is MEKYLVTKEEIESYEGLEKTHFLNSNARRLNKSLGDLTGLKNIGFHIIEVEPGRESTELHMHYHEEECVYVLEGEAEATIGESVYPVKAGDFIGYRAGGKPHKLENTGNSIFKCIVVGQRLDHDIGDYPNLQKRIYRSKGLKWNLVDMENIAEPVAGKKA
- a CDS encoding GAF domain-containing protein, whose protein sequence is MTEHNLPPNIDKIFDDNSTPEAVFSALLPTLGEMLQCDRIFLYLRDPHTRLGKVPYYWLRTPEYPKIFDSTWNKEPESLPKEDPLFAAALRTDPSVFVEDVETADPSVVNKSFEQREFGHRALVHAHLCQDGHMWGILQPCVFGQPRVWTEEEHSIITALTEKLAPLAVAYVQSNKPDGA